In Castanea sativa cultivar Marrone di Chiusa Pesio chromosome 6, ASM4071231v1, a single window of DNA contains:
- the LOC142640977 gene encoding glucose-6-phosphate isomerase, cytosolic 2B-like, whose protein sequence is MMISGAICSTFLLYAPSILGLPGVWLGLTLFMGLRTVAGFARLLSKNGPWWFLHRDCQRTEVSMESNGKGVSIDGVLLPFEAGEIDFGEPGTNGQHSFYQLIHQAEFVT, encoded by the exons ATG ATGATATCGGGGGCAATATGTTCAACCTTTTTGCTCTATGCTCCTTCAATTTTGGGCCTTCCTGGGGTTTGGTTGGGCTTAACTCTCTTTATGGGCTTACGGACGGTGGCAGGATTTGCGAG aTTACTATCAAAAAATGGTCCATGGTGGTTCTTGCACAGGGACTGCCAGAGAACTGAG GTTAGCATGGAAAGTAATGGCAAGGGTGTCTCAATTGATGGGGTCCTACTACCTTTTGAGGCTGGTGAAATTGACTTTGGTGAGCCAGGAACAAATGGTCAGCACAGCTTCTACCAACTAATTCACCAG GCAGAGTTTGTGACATGA